A section of the Desulfofalx alkaliphila DSM 12257 genome encodes:
- the rpsO gene encoding 30S ribosomal protein S15 — protein sequence MALSVDKKSNIIENFRIHEKDTGSPEVQIAILSQRIKELTEHLKVHKKDHHSRRGLLKMVGQRRALLNYLRDRDFDRYRAILEKLGLRK from the coding sequence ATGGCATTGAGTGTGGACAAGAAAAGCAATATTATTGAAAACTTTAGAATTCATGAAAAAGACACCGGTTCACCTGAAGTTCAAATTGCCATACTGTCGCAACGCATTAAAGAACTCACTGAACACCTAAAGGTGCACAAGAAAGACCATCATTCCCGCAGGGGTTTGTTAAAGATGGTTGGTCAGCGCAGGGCATTGTTGAACTATCTACGTGACCGTGATTTTGATCGTTACCGTGCAATACTTGAAAAATTAGGTTTGCGCAAGTAA
- the truB gene encoding tRNA pseudouridine(55) synthase TruB, producing MITKPVNGVVNILKPPGMTSHDVVNVLRRIYKTKKVGHTGTLDPAAVGVLPICVGRATKIAQYIAGADKSYRAEITLGVVTDTQDSEGKVLSTTDASFIKEEHFKEVLKDFVGNIKQIPPMASAVKIKGKKLYQLHRMGQVVEREPRNVKIHQLNIIWSQGWGTAHPKALCEVHCSKGTYIRTLCHDIGEKLGVGAHMSFLLRTSVAQFSIDNSITMEELEEGDHQKVIIAIDDVLKDYPVVTLREQAVKSVISGASLYPPGVLKKPKDLAGGQLVRLKHDDELLALAKTQIDEHDARKRFVFKPVCIIKID from the coding sequence ATGATTACCAAACCGGTAAACGGGGTGGTTAACATTCTTAAACCCCCGGGAATGACCTCCCACGATGTGGTAAATGTTTTGCGCCGTATTTATAAAACCAAAAAAGTAGGACATACCGGAACACTGGATCCGGCAGCGGTGGGTGTTTTGCCCATATGTGTGGGTAGGGCAACTAAGATTGCCCAGTATATTGCCGGAGCAGATAAAAGCTATCGGGCAGAAATTACCCTTGGTGTTGTTACTGACACCCAAGACAGTGAAGGGAAGGTACTAAGCACCACAGACGCCTCTTTTATTAAAGAAGAACATTTTAAAGAGGTATTAAAAGATTTCGTGGGGAACATCAAGCAAATTCCACCCATGGCCTCGGCGGTTAAAATTAAAGGCAAGAAGCTTTATCAGTTGCACCGAATGGGTCAAGTGGTTGAAAGAGAACCCAGAAATGTAAAAATTCATCAGTTGAATATTATATGGTCACAGGGGTGGGGAACGGCGCACCCCAAAGCCTTGTGTGAAGTGCATTGCTCAAAAGGCACCTATATACGCACATTGTGCCATGATATAGGGGAAAAACTGGGTGTTGGTGCCCATATGAGTTTTCTCCTAAGAACATCGGTGGCTCAATTTAGTATAGATAATTCTATTACAATGGAAGAGCTTGAAGAGGGTGATCACCAAAAGGTGATTATCGCTATTGATGATGTGCTGAAAGATTACCCGGTGGTGACACTAAGGGAACAAGCAGTTAAATCGGTCATCTCCGGGGCCAGTCTTTATCCCCCAGGGGTATTAAAAAAACCCAAAGATTTAGCTGGGGGACAACTGGTGCGTTTAAAACACGATGATGAATTATTGGCATTGGCAAAAACTCAAATTGATGAACATGATGCAAGAAAGAGGTTTGTTTTTAAGCCAGTGTGTATAATTAAAATTGATTAA
- a CDS encoding bifunctional riboflavin kinase/FAD synthetase has product MHVTKSYQGLKDKYRNIVVGLGNFDGVHIGHQRLITEVVSTAKNIGGTAVILTFDPHPLSVLAPNNNPPKLLTQQGKEKMIGRLGVDAIISVPFNLEFAKMTPEEFIEKVLYEQLAAKVVVVGYNYTFGNKGAGNADTLKSKAEKYKYQVKIIPPVKIGDQVISSTLIRRYLMEGDVTEATKYLGHPPFVEGIVVSGDRRGNTIGFPTANLNLDQEQLVPAKGVYSVHVVVDEDTFLGVANIGIKPTFNGAGGKTNLEVHLLDFSGDLYGKNITVKFIRRLRSEQRFSSVHELVSQIKNDIKEAQADRM; this is encoded by the coding sequence ATGCATGTGACAAAATCCTACCAAGGTTTAAAAGATAAATACCGGAATATAGTGGTTGGTTTAGGAAATTTTGACGGAGTTCACATAGGACATCAAAGGCTAATCACTGAAGTGGTTAGTACTGCAAAAAATATCGGTGGCACAGCTGTAATATTAACCTTTGATCCCCACCCGCTGTCGGTATTAGCACCCAACAACAATCCACCCAAATTGTTAACGCAGCAGGGAAAGGAGAAAATGATCGGCCGTTTAGGTGTGGATGCGATCATTTCTGTTCCCTTCAACTTAGAATTTGCAAAAATGACGCCGGAAGAATTTATTGAAAAGGTGTTATATGAACAATTAGCTGCGAAAGTAGTGGTTGTGGGTTACAATTATACCTTTGGTAATAAGGGTGCAGGTAATGCCGATACCCTTAAAAGCAAGGCTGAAAAATATAAATATCAAGTAAAAATCATACCCCCGGTTAAAATCGGGGATCAAGTGATAAGCAGTACACTTATTAGAAGGTATTTAATGGAAGGTGACGTAACAGAGGCAACCAAATACCTGGGGCATCCTCCTTTTGTTGAAGGTATAGTAGTCAGCGGAGACCGTAGGGGCAATACAATTGGGTTTCCCACTGCCAATTTAAATCTAGACCAGGAACAACTGGTGCCGGCCAAGGGGGTTTACAGTGTACATGTGGTTGTAGATGAAGATACTTTCCTAGGGGTTGCCAACATAGGCATTAAACCTACATTTAACGGGGCAGGGGGCAAAACAAATTTAGAAGTACACCTCTTGGATTTTTCCGGTGACCTGTATGGAAAAAACATAACTGTAAAGTTTATTCGAAGGTTACGAAGTGAACAAAGATTTAGCTCTGTTCATGAACTGGTGAGTCAAATCAAAAACGATATTAAAGAGGCCCAGGCGGACAGGATGTAA
- the rbfA gene encoding 30S ribosome-binding factor RbfA: protein MSHRTGRLAEEIKREVSSIIQMDMKDPRVGFVSITSVEVSGDLRHANIYISVMGNEQQGSDTLKALKKAQGYIRSELGKRIKLRHTPELNFKLDDSISHGVKVMKLLQEVKGEGERPANE from the coding sequence TTGTCACACCGTACAGGAAGATTAGCGGAGGAAATTAAAAGAGAAGTTTCTTCTATCATTCAAATGGATATGAAAGATCCCCGTGTCGGCTTTGTGAGCATTACTTCTGTGGAAGTTTCGGGGGATCTACGTCATGCCAACATTTATATCAGTGTAATGGGCAATGAGCAACAAGGCAGCGATACATTAAAAGCCTTAAAAAAAGCCCAGGGCTATATTCGCAGTGAATTAGGAAAAAGAATAAAACTGCGCCATACACCGGAGTTAAACTTTAAGTTAGATGACTCAATAAGCCATGGGGTTAAGGTGATGAAACTACTACAAGAAGTTAAGGGTGAAGGGGAACGTCCAGCCAATGAATAG
- a CDS encoding DHH family phosphoesterase produces the protein MNSFVNVVKAMQDAQNIIISGHVTPDGDSIGSTLALAQGLNKLGKNVTVTSPDPIPEIYQFLPGVKDLRVGLPLGNFDTFVVLDCSVPWRLGDELQELLNNEDVKVVCIDHHPFEQVFGNVNYIDIKAAATGEIIYDLLIEMNIELDLDIAINLYTAIATDTGSFRYENTTAGTHRRVGELLNYGVPVAKISNLLYDEKPLEVFKVLQRALPTLGLSACGKVAWICVDWNTKQLTGAKDEHTDDLISYPRRIKGVDVALMFREQSPGLVKVSMRSNYRVDVNKLAGQFNGGGHKRASGCLIKGDFNSVQKQVVTAAIDAVRRGN, from the coding sequence ATGAATAGTTTCGTAAATGTTGTGAAAGCAATGCAGGATGCCCAAAATATTATTATATCCGGGCATGTGACGCCTGACGGTGACAGTATTGGTTCAACCTTGGCTTTGGCCCAGGGTCTAAACAAACTAGGCAAAAATGTTACCGTCACTTCTCCTGACCCTATTCCTGAGATATATCAATTTTTGCCGGGGGTAAAGGACTTGAGGGTTGGATTACCCCTTGGCAATTTTGATACCTTTGTGGTGTTAGATTGTTCTGTTCCATGGCGTTTAGGGGATGAATTGCAAGAGTTATTAAATAATGAAGATGTTAAGGTGGTTTGCATAGACCACCACCCCTTTGAGCAGGTTTTTGGTAATGTTAATTACATTGACATTAAAGCTGCAGCAACCGGTGAAATTATATATGACCTATTAATAGAAATGAACATAGAGCTTGACCTGGATATTGCTATTAATTTATATACTGCCATAGCCACTGACACAGGTTCATTTAGGTATGAAAACACCACTGCAGGCACTCACCGCCGTGTGGGGGAATTGTTGAATTACGGGGTGCCGGTGGCTAAAATATCAAACCTATTATATGATGAAAAACCCTTGGAAGTATTTAAGGTGCTACAAAGGGCATTACCCACCCTGGGCCTTTCCGCCTGTGGGAAAGTTGCCTGGATATGCGTAGATTGGAACACCAAGCAGCTTACGGGGGCTAAGGATGAACATACCGACGACTTAATTAGTTACCCACGTAGAATCAAGGGGGTAGATGTGGCTTTGATGTTCAGGGAGCAGTCCCCCGGTTTAGTAAAGGTTAGCATGCGGTCTAATTACCGGGTGGATGTAAATAAACTGGCAGGCCAATTTAACGGCGGCGGTCATAAAAGGGCTTCCGGATGCTTAATTAAAGGTGATTTTAATAGTGTTCAAAAACAAGTGGTGACTGCAGCAATTGATGCAGTGCGGAGGGGAAATTAA